A single genomic interval of Rhinatrema bivittatum chromosome 12, aRhiBiv1.1, whole genome shotgun sequence harbors:
- the GPR25 gene encoding probable G-protein coupled receptor 25: MDGLSLKMGVTAWSVAYEDYTTDAGLIGCPQEELPYSHVYIPVLYVISFFLGFFGNLFVVALMMGKRGPRRLVDTFVINLAVADLVFVLTLPFWAVSAALGNQWLFGAGLCTVSSYSITVTRYSGTLFLMGMSLDRYLAIVRPHRSRALRTPRCVLTTSGSIWTVSLLLGIPSLVSRRLSKETTHGVCGEASSVILSSTKLAMLLLTFLLPLVIILFCYCSILARLRRHCQQGRSRRNSLKIIFTIVGTFLCSWLPFNTLSSIAIFCSLDWVSLSCGSMQTLRWGLTLTACLAFTHSCVNPIIYIFLDRHFRQQLLRKSLQLFQKPRPVEATAGSSITFSSHSSALFPRRG, from the coding sequence ATGGACGGGCTCAGCCTGAAGATGGGGGTGACTGCCTGGAGCGTGGCTTACGAGGATTACACCACTGACGCCGGTCTCATAGGGTGCCCTCAGGAGGAGCTGCCTTACAGCCATGTCTACATCCCCGTCCTCTACGTCATCTCGTTCTTTCTCGGCTTCTTCGGGAACCTTTTTGTGGTGGCACTGATGATGGGGAAGCGAGGGCCCCGGCGCCTGGTGGACACCTTTGTCATTAACCTAGCTGTGGCAGACCTGGTCTTCGTCCTCACCTTGCCCTTCTGGGCCGTGTCAGCGGCTCTGGGCAACCAGTGGCTTTTTGGTGCCGGCCTTTGCACTGTCAGCAGCTACAGCATTACGGTGACCCGCTACTCGGGCACCCTCTTCCTGATGGGCATGAGCCTGGACCGCTATCTAGCCATCGTGAGGCCACACAGGTCCCGGGCTCTGCGGACACCACGCTGTGTCCTCACCACCAGCGGTAGCATCTGGACAGTCTCCTTACTGCTGGGCATCCCAAGCTTAGTCTCCAGAAGGCTCAGCAAGGAGACTACCCACGGTGTCTGCGGGGAGGCCTCATCAGTCATCCTGAGCAGCACCAAGCTGGCAATGCTGCTCCTCACCTTCCTCCTGCCCCTGGTCATCATCCTCTTCTGTTACTGCTCCATCTTGGCCAGGCTACGCCGGCACTGCCAGCAGGGCCGGAGCCGGAGAAACTCTCTGAAGATCATCTTCACCATCGTGGGCACCTTCCTCTGCTCGTGGCTGCCTTTCAACACCTTGAGCAGCATCGCCATCTTCTGTAGCCTTGACTGGGTGTCCCTGTCTTGTGGCAGCATGCAGACCCTGCGCTGGGGCCTCACCCTCACAGCCTGTCTTGCCTTCACCCACAGCTGCGTGAATCCCATCATCTACATCTTCCTGGACCGTCACTTCCGCCAGCAGCTCCTCAGGAAGTCCTTGCAGCTCTTCCAGAAGCCCAGGCCTGTGGAGGCTACCGCCGGCTCCtccatcaccttctcctcccatAGCAGTGCTCTATTCCCCCGCAGGGGTTAG